DNA sequence from the Marinilongibacter aquaticus genome:
ATTACCTCTTTGGCAAAGACGGAGGCAAAGAATTGGCCAAAAAGTACGACGTACCTGTATTGGGAGAAATCCCGATTGTGCAAGGAATCCGTGAAGGTGGGGACATGGGTCGCCCATTGGCGATGGACGATGAAAATCCGACAGCCCAAGCTTTCAGAGAAACGGCCGAAAAGCTGGCTCAACAGTTGGCCATTCGGAATGCACAAAAACCGAATACAGAACGAGTACAGGTGTCATAAATTAGGTTTTTAAAGGAGTTCAAATTAATTTTGTACAACATCTGAATATTATTGTTATGAGTTCTTTAATCGAACGAGTAGAAGCAGCATTGGACAATGTGAGGCCCTACCTCGAGGCCGACGGCGGCAACGTGAATGTGGTCGACATTACCGATGGTGTGGTGAAGCTTGAATTGATAGGAGCTTGCGGAAGCTGTCCCATGTCGAGCATGACCTTTAAAGCTGGGCTTGAAGAGTCGATTTTAAAGGCTGTACCCGAAATTACACGTGTTGAAGCACTAAACCTCACGGTTTCGGAGTAGGTGAGGCCCCAAGCTACTTGAATAAATAATGAAGCCACTCGTGAATCGGGTTGGCTTTTTTATTTAAATTGCACGTTACTTTTACGTGTTTCCTGTTTTACATTACGCCCTTTGCCTCATGAGCACAAAATTAAAAATTGGAATTTTCTTTGGTGGCCCGTCTCGCGAACGTGAAATCTCGTTTCGTGGTGGGAAAACGGCCTATATTCATCTCGATAAAACGCTTTTCGAGCCCGTTTTGATTTTTGTGGACAGCCTCGGGCATTTCATAGAAGTAGGGCCCGAAATATTTGAAAACGAGTCGATTAGAGAGGTATACCCTTCCAAAAACCTCAACAGCGGATACCGACTTTATATCGAGTCTTTGGGCGAACTGAACGACACCCAACTCTATAAACTCATATACAAAATAGGCAAGCAGCTAAAACCCGAAAAGCTGCTCGAGATTATCGATATCGCCTTTCCAGTAATGCATGGCCCTTATGCCGAAGACGGCAGTATTCAGGGGCTATTCGATTGGTACGGCATTCCTTATGTGGGTCCCAATTTACTCGCTTCTGCCATTGGCATCCACAAGCCTTTCCAAAATGAACTGCTGAAAAAGGCCGTTGGACAGGAAAAGAAAAGCCGAATTGTGAGCAAAAAAGAATGGGATACCGCCGACCGTTCAAGCTTGTTCAGCAATCTGACAAAAGAAATCGGTTTTCCCTTGGTGGTCAAAGCTCCGCATCAAGGCTCTTCGATTGGCGTGGGCATTGTGCAAAAGAGAAGCTTGGAGGATTTCAGCAAGAAAATGAGCCAATGCTTCTTTGAACACGTACTCTTGGCAAAAGACTGGCAGAAGCTCAGCAAAAGACAGAAAAAAAATCAACTCGATAAAATACTCGACTTGTCGGAAGGCATCGGTTTCCCTTTAATCCTGAACAATGAAATCGTTTATCATCCGAAAGCTCTAATGGCCAAACTCGATACGCATTTCCTAAGCGAAGAATCGGCCATATTGGCTTCGGCACAAGCTGAAGATTTCGTTTTGATCGAAGAGTTTATCGAAGGAAAGGAATTTTCTATGGGCATTATCCAAGATGAAAATTTTAAAATCTTCGCCCTTCCACCTACCGAAATACACAGCGACAGCGAAAGTTTCGATTTCAAATCGAAATACCAAACCAATACGACCAAAAAGCGAATCCCGATTGATACGAGCATAGAAAACCTACAAAAAATAGAAGAAATGGGTATTCGGGCTTACCGCGATTTAGGCATGAATGTCATTTGCCGGATCGATGGTTTCCTGAAAGAAAACGATGAGGTGATTTTTCATGATCCAAACACACTACCGGGGATGTCGCCCACCAGTCTTATTTTCAAGCAAATGGCCGAAGTTGGACTGAACATTACGCAGTCCATCAGTTATTTTGTGCGGCAATCCATCGCACAACGTATTCGAGAAGGCAAAAACCATTTCAAGCTGAAGCAATTGCTCGAGCGAATGAATTCCGATTTCGAAAATGCCAGATTCAAAGACAAGAAAGCCGTAGCCGTTGTTTTCGGTGAAAACGAAACCGAATACGCTTTGGCACAGAGCCAATACAATGCCCTCTCTGCCACAGAAGCATATACACCCACCTGCATTTGTGCGGCCAAAAATGGCAACTTCTACGTCATTCCCGTAAACCTCATGTACAAGGCCAATATTCAAGACTTTGGCAAGGCAATCAGTGCGGGCATACATCCGTTTGTGAAAAGCCTGATCGACAAAACCAGCGATATTCGTTCGTTCTATGCTGGCGGCGTGAATTTCGAAGTTAGGCGAATCGAAAAAGGGCAGCTCGAATTGCAATACGATTACATTTATTGGGCTTCTTCACAAGAAATGAACGCAAGCAAATAAATGCCAAAAAAGAAATTTTACGTGGTTTGGGACGGCCATCAGAAAGGAATTTTTGATTCTTGGGCCAAATGTAAAAAGCAAATCGACGGCTATCACGGAGCGAAATACAAATCATTTGAAAGCGAAACAGAGGCTATTGATGCATTTGCGGGCAATTATTTCCAACACATTGGCAAAAAAAAGGAGAAGGCCAAGCCCAATCCAAAAGCTCCACCGCCCATAAAACAAAGCATTGTAGTAGACGCGGCTTGGAATACCCGCACCGGCGATATGGAATATCAGGGTTTTGATTTCCGAAATGGGAAATTGCTGTTCAAAAAAGGCCCCTTCCCCGACGGCACAAACAATGTCGGTGAATTTTTGGCCATTGTGCACGCTTTGGCACTTCTGCAAAAACACAAACTCAATTTGCCGATCTACAGCGATTCGAAAACGGCCATGAGCTGGGTTCGAAAGAAAAAAGCCAACACCAAATTAGAAAAAACCGCCCGAAACCAAGAGCTTTTCGATTTGATGGACCGAGCAGAAGAATGGTTGAAAACGAACAAATATGACAATGCAATTCTCAAATGGGACACGAAAAACTGGGGTGAAAATCCCGCTGATTTCGGAAGAAAATAATGTTCAAATTCAAGCAATTTACAATAGATCAAGACCGCTGTGCCATGAAAATATGCACAGATGCTTGCCTATTGGGAGCCTACACCGCCATAGAAAAAGGTGAAAAAATTCTGGACATTGGTACCGGAACCGGACTTTTAAGTTTGATGCTGGCTCAAAAAGACGACGTCTCTATCGATGCCGTAGAAGCGGAAGAAAATGCCGCTCAGCAAGCCAGAGAAAATGTATTGCACAGTGCATTCGCCAAACAAATCGAAGTACATGCCCATGCGATTCAAGCTTTCGCAAAAACGGATTACGACCTGATTATAAGCAATCCTCCTTTTTATTTTGGGCAACTCAAATCGCATGACGAAAGAAAAAACTTGGCCAAACACAGTTTGGGTCTCGCCCCTGCCGAATTGGCCGTCATTATCGACAAAAAACTAAAACCCGCCGGGCGGGCAAGCATTCTGCTTCCCGAAAATGAAATGAATATCTTCGTCGACACGATGGCACAATTGGGCTTTTTCCCTCACGACGACCTTCAAGTTGCCCACAATCCCGAAAAGCCTGTGTTTCGGAGAATCTGCCTGTTTTCGAGATCAAAAGCTGTTTTGAAAAGGCGTAGATTGAACATTTACGATTCAGACAATTCGACTTACAGCAGCGAATTTCGCTCCTATTTAGAGCCGTACTACATTATTTTTTAATTTAGGCTTTTAATTCAACACATGGAAAACCCCGAAATCAGCATTCTCATTCCGCTTTTGAACGAAGCCGAGTCTTTGCCCGAACTTCACGACTGGATCGTGGGGACTTTAGAGGCCGAAAAACTCAGTTATGAGATCCTGTTTATTGATGACGGCAGCAAAGACGAATCTTGGTCGGTGATCGAGGCGTTGAAAAGTAAAAACCCCGCCGTCCGTGGTTTTCGATTCTCGAGAAATTACGGTAAAACGGCTGCCCTAAATACGGGTTTCAAAATGGCCAATGGGCAGGTTATCGTAACCATGGATGCCGATTTGCAGGATAATCCAGAGGAAATTGCCGTCATGTATCATAAAATAAAACACGAAGGCTACCATTTGATCAGCGGCTGGAAAAAGAAAAGGCACGATCCCCTACTCTCAAAAAACTTGCCCAGCAAACTCTTCAATTGGGCGGCAAGGAAAATAAGCGGTGTGCCCCTTCACGATTTCAATTGCGGCCTAAAAGCCTACGACCGAAAAGTGGTGAAGAATATCAATATTTATGGTGAAATGCACCGTTACATTCCTGTCATTGCCAAATGGGCCGGTTTCGATCGTATAGGCGAACAAGTGGTAAAACACCAAGCCAGAAAATACGGCTATACAAAATTTGGAATTGATCGTTTCATCAACGGTTTTTTGGATTTACTGAGCCTTACTTTCATCAATAAATTCGGGAGTCGCCCCATGCATTTCTTTGGAGCCTATGGCGTTCTGGCCTTTGTTCTCGGCTCTCTGCTTACACTGTTTCTAATCGGAGAGAAACTGTACAATATCTGGAAGCTTCAACCCTACCGAAACGTAACGGACAATCCTTTGTTTTTCCTTGCCTTGGTCTTGGCCTTGGTGGGCGTTCAGTTGTTTCTGGCTGGTTTTCTTGGCGAATTGTTTGTACGACAAAATGCCGATCGCATCAAATATATTATCGAGGAAGAAGTGTAAAAAAAAACTCAATATTCGTACCAAGCTTTCCACCAGTTCTGCAAGTGTTTTCTTATGTCGTTTTCGCGACCGTTCAGACCAGGTTCAAAAATCTTTTCGCCTTTCAACTCTTCGGGCATAAAGTTTTGCTGTGCAAAATTCCCCGGAAAATCATGTGAATATTTGTAGCCCTCGCCGTAGCCCACCTCTTTCATCAATTTGGTGGGAGCATTCCGCAGAGCCATCGGCACTTTCATGTGGGCCGTTTTTTCGGCCAAAGCAATGGCCCGATCTATGGCCAGATAAGAGGCGTTCGACTTGGGAGAAGTGGCCAAATAGATTGCCGTTTGCGAAAGAATAATTCGGCTTTCGGGATAGCCAATTTTATTCACGGCATCCATGCAGCTGTTGGCCAAAATCATTGCCGTGGGGTTTGCATTTCCGATATCTTCCGAAGCCATTATCAGCATTCTTCGGGCAATGAATTTCGGGTCTTCACCCGCAACAATCATACGGGCCAGCCAATACAAAGCCGCGTTGGGATCTGAACCCCGCAAAGACTTGATAAAAGC
Encoded proteins:
- a CDS encoding NifU family protein yields the protein MSSLIERVEAALDNVRPYLEADGGNVNVVDITDGVVKLELIGACGSCPMSSMTFKAGLEESILKAVPEITRVEALNLTVSE
- a CDS encoding D-alanine--D-alanine ligase is translated as MGPNLLASAIGIHKPFQNELLKKAVGQEKKSRIVSKKEWDTADRSSLFSNLTKEIGFPLVVKAPHQGSSIGVGIVQKRSLEDFSKKMSQCFFEHVLLAKDWQKLSKRQKKNQLDKILDLSEGIGFPLILNNEIVYHPKALMAKLDTHFLSEESAILASAQAEDFVLIEEFIEGKEFSMGIIQDENFKIFALPPTEIHSDSESFDFKSKYQTNTTKKRIPIDTSIENLQKIEEMGIRAYRDLGMNVICRIDGFLKENDEVIFHDPNTLPGMSPTSLIFKQMAEVGLNITQSISYFVRQSIAQRIREGKNHFKLKQLLERMNSDFENARFKDKKAVAVVFGENETEYALAQSQYNALSATEAYTPTCICAAKNGNFYVIPVNLMYKANIQDFGKAISAGIHPFVKSLIDKTSDIRSFYAGGVNFEVRRIEKGQLELQYDYIYWASSQEMNASK
- a CDS encoding ribonuclease H family protein; translated protein: MPKKKFYVVWDGHQKGIFDSWAKCKKQIDGYHGAKYKSFESETEAIDAFAGNYFQHIGKKKEKAKPNPKAPPPIKQSIVVDAAWNTRTGDMEYQGFDFRNGKLLFKKGPFPDGTNNVGEFLAIVHALALLQKHKLNLPIYSDSKTAMSWVRKKKANTKLEKTARNQELFDLMDRAEEWLKTNKYDNAILKWDTKNWGENPADFGRK
- a CDS encoding tRNA1(Val) (adenine(37)-N6)-methyltransferase, with protein sequence MFKFKQFTIDQDRCAMKICTDACLLGAYTAIEKGEKILDIGTGTGLLSLMLAQKDDVSIDAVEAEENAAQQARENVLHSAFAKQIEVHAHAIQAFAKTDYDLIISNPPFYFGQLKSHDERKNLAKHSLGLAPAELAVIIDKKLKPAGRASILLPENEMNIFVDTMAQLGFFPHDDLQVAHNPEKPVFRRICLFSRSKAVLKRRRLNIYDSDNSTYSSEFRSYLEPYYIIF
- a CDS encoding glycosyltransferase family 2 protein; amino-acid sequence: MENPEISILIPLLNEAESLPELHDWIVGTLEAEKLSYEILFIDDGSKDESWSVIEALKSKNPAVRGFRFSRNYGKTAALNTGFKMANGQVIVTMDADLQDNPEEIAVMYHKIKHEGYHLISGWKKKRHDPLLSKNLPSKLFNWAARKISGVPLHDFNCGLKAYDRKVVKNINIYGEMHRYIPVIAKWAGFDRIGEQVVKHQARKYGYTKFGIDRFINGFLDLLSLTFINKFGSRPMHFFGAYGVLAFVLGSLLTLFLIGEKLYNIWKLQPYRNVTDNPLFFLALVLALVGVQLFLAGFLGELFVRQNADRIKYIIEEEV